A single window of Gemmatimonadaceae bacterium DNA harbors:
- a CDS encoding DUF2007 domain-containing protein → MADEDDDDGLYVIRSFSNDVDASLAEAVLEANGIPSTRISDDAGGMMPWLHSLHPIRLMVRRADVEIAVSLLDGKTPDETSQD, encoded by the coding sequence ATGGCAGACGAGGACGACGACGACGGCCTGTACGTTATTCGTAGCTTCTCCAACGACGTGGACGCCAGCCTCGCCGAAGCGGTGCTCGAGGCGAACGGCATTCCCTCCACGCGCATCTCCGACGATGCCGGCGGGATGATGCCGTGGCTTCATTCGCTTCACCCCATTAGGCTGATGGTGAGACGCGCCGACGTGGAGATTGCCGTCTCGCTCCTCGATGGAAAGACTCCTGATGAGACTTCGCAGGATTGA